A genomic region of Spodoptera frugiperda isolate SF20-4 chromosome 31, AGI-APGP_CSIRO_Sfru_2.0, whole genome shotgun sequence contains the following coding sequences:
- the LOC118276212 gene encoding cullin-5 produces the protein MLKDKGQVTFEDKWPAMRPIVLKLLKQETVTQTEWQDLFGSVHSVCLWDERGPYKLRDALQQDIMMYIKQAQNRVLAQREDQALLKAYIAEWGKFFTQCNYLPTPFRQLENSINNVSKVSSSNTSSTQKKNNNNNIEDSLVRKLMLDSWNQSIFMDIKQRLQDSAMKLVQAERNGESFDSQLVIGVRESYVNLCSNSVDKLQIYRENFEAAYMQATEEFYKLKASEQLLANGVQSYMKYADQRLKEEEARAHRYLEPGSGSVAALTQCCEKVLIGEHLPTLLAESAPLIKAGETEKLQLMFRLLDRVPEGVTPILRDLEAHIVSAGLADMVASADIITSDSEKYVERLLDLFKRFSSLAKDAFLDDPRFLTARDKAYKCVVNDTTVFKLELPSSALIRGSKGTAPESKCPELLANYCDMLLRKTPLSKRLTSEQIESRLRDVLLVLKYIENKDVFMRYHKAHLTRRLILDSSADSEKEEDMVEWLREVGMPADYVNKLARMFQDIKVSEDLNTQFRTDTTRHDAINIKILNAGAWARGSERVTVSLPLELEDYIPEVEEFYKKKHSGRKLQWYHHMSNGTITFANSVGRFDLDVTTFQMAVLFAWNQRPMEKISYENLRLATELPDPELRRTLWSLVAFPKLKRQLLCHEPVVQNPKDFTENTTFWVNQEFALVKNGKPQRRGKINLIGRLQLSTERSQIEDNHSIVQLRILRTQEAIIKILKMRKRITNTALQSELVEILKNMFLPSKKMIKEQLEWLIEHKYMRRDDEDINTFIYMA, from the exons ATGTTGAAG GATAAAGGACAAGTCACTTTTGAAGATAAATGGCCTGCTATGCGCCCTATAGTTTTGAAGCTACTGAAGCAGGAAACAGTAACGCAAACAGAATGGCAAGATCTCTTCGGCTCTGTCCATTCTGTCTGTTTGTGGGATGAGAGAGGTCCATACAAACTGAGGGATGCGCTTCAGCAAGATATTATGATGTATATAAAACAGGCTCAGAACCGCGTACTAGCTCAACGCGAAGATCAAGCGCTCCTTAAAGCTTATATAGCTGAATGGGGCAAGTTCTTTACACAGTGCAACTATTTACCCACTCCTTTCCGACAACTGGAAAATTCTATCAACAATGTAAGTAAGGTGTCCAGTTCCAACACTTCTAGCACTCAgaaaaagaataacaataataacatagaaGATAGTTTGGTGAGAAAGCTAATGTTAGACTCATGGAATCAAAGCATCTTTATGGATATCAAACAGAGGCTACAAGACTCTGCTATGAAGCTGGTGCAAGCTGAAAGAAATGGCGAATCTTTTGATTCTCAGCTGGTAATTGGTGTAAGGGAGTCTTATG TTAATTTGTGTTCAAACTCTGTGGATAAACTTCAAATATACAGAGAGAATTTTGAAGCTGCATACATGCAAGCCACTGAAgaattttataaactaaaagCCAGTGAACAATTATTAGCAAATGGAGTTCAGTCTTACATGAAATATGCTGATCAACGCTTGAAAGAAGAGGAAGCTAGAGCTCATAGATACCTGGAGCCAGGCAGTGGTAGTGTTGCAGCACTCACACAATGTTGTGAGAAAGTTCTGATAGGAGAGCACCTGCCCACATTACTTGCCGAGAGTGCACCACTGATTAAAGCTGGTGAAACTGAAAAGTTGCAACTCATGTTCCGTCTTCTTGATAGAGTTCCTGAAGGAGTTACACCAATATTGAGAGATCTTGAAGCACATATAGTTTCTGCCGGCTTGGCAGATATGGTAGCCTCTGCTGATATCATTACTTCTGATTCAGAAAAGTATGTGGAACGATTATTAGATCTGTTCAAACGTTTCAGCTCATTGGCTAAAGATGCATTTCTGGATGACCCAAGGTTTTTGACGGCTAGAGACAAGGCTTACAAATGTGTTGTTAATGACACTACAGTGTTTAAGTTGGAATTACCTTCATCAGCTTTAATTCGCGGTAGTAAAGGCACTGCACCTGAGAGTAAATGTCCTGAGCTTCTTGCTAACTACTGCGACATGTTGTTACGTAAAACTCCACTAAGTAAACGATTAACAAGTGAGCAGATAGAATCAAGGTTAAGAGATGTATTGTTAGTcttaaaatatatagaaaataaagatgTCTTTATGAGATATCACAAAGCACATCTAACTAGAAGATTGATCTTAGATTCAAGTGCAGATTCTGAAAAAGAAGAAGATATGGTAGAGTGGCTTAGGGAGGTAGGTATGCCTGCCGACTATGTCAACAAACTGGCTCGAATGTTCCAAGATATTAAGGTCAGTGAAGACCTTAACACTCAGTTTAGAACGGATACTACACGGCATGATGCCATCAACATAAAGATCTTAAATGCGGGGGCATGGGCCCGTGGCTCAGAACGAGTCACTGTCAGCCTTCCATTAGAGTTAGAAGACTACATCCCTGAAGTTGAAGAGTTTTATAAGAAGAAGCATTCAGGTCGTAAATTGCAGTGGTATCATCATATGAGCAATGGAACAATAACATTTGCCAATTCTGTTGGTAGATTCGATTTGGATGTCACAACATTTCAAATGGCGGTCTTATTTGCATGGAATCAGAGACCAATGGAAAAGATAAGTTATGAGAACTTGAGACTTGCAACAGAGCTACCTGATCCTGAACTTAGGAGAACTCTATGGTCCCTTGTGGCTTTCCCAAAACTGAAACGGCAGTTGTTGTGCCATGAGCCAGTGGTCCAGAATCCTAAAGATTTTACTGAGAACACTACATTCTGGGTAAATCAAGAGTTTGCTCTTGTTAAAAACGGTAAACCTCAACGCAGGGGAAAAATTAACTTGATTGGTAGACTTCAATTAAGCACTGAAAGATCTCAAATAGAGGATAATCATTCCATTGTTCAGCTTCGAATATTAAGGACACAAGAagccattataaaaatattaaagatgaGAAAACGGATTACAAATACTGCTCTTCAG AGTGAACTGGTAGAGATATTGAAAAACATGTTCCTGCCTTCTAAGAAGATGATAAAAGAGCAGTTGGAATGGCTCATCGAACATAAATACATGCGGCGAGATGATGAAGATATCAACACTTTTATATACATGgcctaa
- the LOC118276211 gene encoding uncharacterized protein LOC118276211, whose amino-acid sequence MTTFGEINEPSSRTAWEDWDEVLFTENYIDLRLEKETEVPKQIDTLIILEGKYLFDCVRAHNELELVNASPEVNLRLFKTKKLNNYVCMIRDYNLILSSEIVEMLKKYINVSTDVIGVLTKPLVEYQVSELVTHDYVIRCLSTSKPTRDLDKTFPHLEQPNIISGVSAGVLCWREVNDKPAMVVVCYIEHPEEVQIQELNNLLEKFKVIPHVEKTHRDNLLNSNLYI is encoded by the exons atgacCACTTTTGGGGAAATAAACGAACCTTCAAGTAGAACTGCGTGGGAAGACTGGGATGAAGTtttgtttactgaaaattatataGA TTTACGCCTAGAAAAAGAAACAGAAGTACCCAAACAAATTGATACTCTCATCATATTAGAAGGAAAGTACTTATTTGACTGTGTAAGAGCTCATAATGAACTCGAACTCGTTAACGCCAGCCCAGAAGTAAATTTACGTTTATTCAAGACTAAGAAACTGAATAACTATGTTTGTATGATAAGAGATTACAACTTAATTCTGAGCAGCGAAATTGTGgagatgttaaaaaaatacataaatgttaGCACAGATGTTATAGGTGTATTGACAAAACCACTAGTGGAGTACCAGGTATCAGAACTGGTCACACATGACTATGTGATCAGATGCCTATCGACAAGCAAACCAACAAGAGATCTGGATAAAACCTTCCCTCATTTAGAGCAACCTAATATTATATCCGGTGTATCTGCAggag tccTATGCTGGAGGGAAGTCAATGATAAACCTGCTATGGTGGTTGTATGCTACATTGAACATCCTGAAGAGGTACAAATACAAGAATTGAATAACTTGTTAGAAAAATTCAAAGTTATCCCTCATGTAGAAAAAACACATCGAGACAATTTGTTAAACtctaatttatatatttaa
- the LOC118276209 gene encoding protein CREBRF homolog — translation MSDSIYTHDFLLEPGLEIKQESPIESGTMSASVPIPQRRVDPGDFNNDLDLCLQDNLVGSYNMPNLAYNKLVFETDSTSKAESFKMDDDDIFQVDKADLILGPTLAELNANPDNLLDDLNFDDLLLPEESGYCVQIGGAMSGSRRAPNTMQTHNILQSESPCSPYSRAQLAFSPASQHSSASSSFAQPMNQMPELLLRMDGYSGEIALGQSVPASTVLPPFPTSAKPQQPQLSSSAPTHLTMEQIWQRREPRKHLLSTSSLAEAGSASSLSGGLLSPGTVDFSQDEDDRDVETDEDSDRYEDLSSDESNDETEGKQPRSSSKKERFFWQYNVQAKGPKGQRLILKNKSEDPHVLNTVTDPVFSPSCSVRGIKHSGKARKGDGNDLTPNPRKLYLIGKELDSLGKIINDMIPVSELPFNVRPKTRKEKNKLASRACRLKKKAQHEANKLKLHGLEQEHRRLMNGIAQMKQIVSSRVTNSQNNVDWNAHITNIVNTATEIKIAGKTSEYVNKVLDKVKAGQNNGGLNDL, via the exons ATGTCGGATTCTATTTACACACATGACTTTCTTCTCGAGCCAGGTCTAGAGATAAAACAGGAGTCTCCGATAGAATCGGGCACTATGTCTGCTTCCGTGCCTATCCCACAGCGCCGTGTTGATCCTGGGGACTTCAACAATGATCTAGACCTGTGTTTGCAAGATAACTTGGTGGGCTCTTACAATATGCCCAATCTGGCATACAACAAACTTGTATTTGAAACAGACAGTACATCAAAAGCAGAAAGTTTCAAAATGGATGATGATGACATATTCCAAGTTGATAAAGCTGATTTGATCCTTGGGCCTACACTTGCAGAGTTAAATGCTAATCCAGATAATTTACTGGATGATTTAAATTTTGATGATCTCCTTTTGCCTGAGGAGAGTGGTTATTGTGTGCAAATTGGAGGAGCGATGAGTGGTTCACGCCGCGCGCCAAATACTATGCAAACACACAATATATTGCAATCAGAGAGTCCTTGCAGTCCATACAGTCGTGCACAACTGGCATTTTCTCCAGCAAGCCAGCACAGCTCAGCATCGTCTAGCTTTGCTCAGCCTATGAATCAAATGCCAGAACTACTGCTCCGAATGGATGGTTACAGTGGTGAAATTGCTCTGGGACAGTCGGTTCCAGCATCAACTGTACTGCCACCATTCCCCACTAGTGCAAAACCTCAGCAACCTCAACTTTCTTCTTCTGCCCCTACCCACCTCACAATGGAACAg aTTTGGCAGCGTCGTGAACCAAGGAAACATCTTTTGTCTACTAGCTCCTTGGCTGAAGCAGGATCAGCATCGTCTCTTTCTGGGGGGCTTCTCAGTCCTGGCACTGTCGACTTTTCTCAAGATGAAGACGACCGTGATGTAGAGACTGATGAAGACAGTGACAGATACGAGGATCTCTCCTCTGATG AGTCAAATGATGAAACAGAAGGCAAACAACCTCGTAGCAGTTCAAAGAAGGAGAGGTTCTTTTGGCAATACAATGTACAGGCTAAAGGGCCCAAAGGACAAAGgcttattttgaaaaataaatcagaagaccCACATGTCCTAAATACTGTAACTGATCCAGTATTCAGTCCCAGTTGCAGTGTTAGAGGCATAAAACACAG TGGAAAGGCCAGGAAAGGAGATGGAAATGATTTGACCCCAAATCCAAGGAAATTGTATTTGATTGGCAAAGAATTAGATAGTTTGGGTAAAATAATCAATGATATGATCCCTGTGAGTGAACTTCCATTCAATGTTAGACCAAAAACcagaaaagagaaaaataaactagCTTCAAGGGCCTGCAGATTGAAGAAAAAAGCCCAACATgaagcaaataaattaaaattacatggCTTGGAGCAGGAACATA GGCGCCTCATGAATGGAATTGCACAAATGAAACAAATTGTGAGCAGCCGAGTGACTAACTCACAGAATAATGTTGACTGGAATGCACACATCACAAACATAGTAAATACAGCTACAG AGATAAAAATCGCAGGCAAAACTTCAGAATATGTCAATAAAGTGTTGGACAAAGTCAAAGCAGGACAAAACAATGGTGGATTAAATGATTtataa
- the LOC118276206 gene encoding spermine oxidase: protein MGDENLNSSKKCDTNKCNVLIIGAGMAGLSAANYLLKNGMQDFKILEARKRIGGRIISIPMKNQNVELGANWIHGVLGNPIFEIAMANNLVNIINIPKPHKVIAATEDGKQVPFGVLHEIHEAYVCFLRRCEEYFLCQYLPPPDIHSVGEHINLEATIYLERLPSSEEKKLRRLIFDCLLKRETCISGCNSMDEIDLLELGSYTELQGGNIMIPTGFSSILEPLTKNIAPDKILRDHAVKKIIWDSDEHSSQRPLEDMGEESEDSDQTVIEDISKASDKPVNPGEGTSLTDVTRKPKKKFPNYVEVECENGQTFYANHVICTIPLGVLKDSATNLFEPCLPQYKMESLDRLLFSTVDKIFLEYDRPFLNPEITEIMLLWENSPTPEDISDSWYKKIYSFSKVSETLLLGWVSGKEAEYMETLSNEEILTTCTKILRKFLNDPFVPEPQKCVCTSWKKQPYTKGSYTAIGVGASQSDVESLAQPLFRNVHDKKPVLLFAGEHTHSSFYSTAHGAYLSGQIAARRLLASDEPEENFIECPASADLSSWIQGIQLEG, encoded by the exons ATGGGCGACGAAAACTTAAATTCTAGTAAAAAATGTGATACAAATAAGTGTAATGTATTGATAATTGGTGCCGGCATGGCTGGATTGTCTGCCGCCAATTACCTTCTGAAAAATGGCATGCAAGACTTTAAAATTTTGGAGGCGAGAAAACGGATCGGTGGACGAATAATTTCAATACCAATGAAAAATCAAAACGTTGAACTGGGAGCCAATTGGATTCATGGAGTGTTAGGTAATCCAATTTTCGAAATAGCCATGGCCAACAatcttgtaaatattataaacataccCAAACCGCATAAGGTTATAGCAGCAACAGAGGATGGAAAACAAGTACCGTTTGGAGTGCTCCACGAGATACATGAAGCCTATGTATGTTTTCTAAGACGTTGCGAAGAATACTTCTTATGCCAGTATTTACCTCCGCCTGACATCCACAGTGTTGGTGAACACATCAATTTAGAAGCCACCATTTACCTAGAACGTTTACCATCTTCAGAAGAAAAGAAGTTGCGGAGACTAATATTTGATTGCCTATTGAAAAGAGAAACCTGTATATCTGGATGTAACAGTATGGATGAGATAGACCTTCTTGAGTTAGGTAGCTATACTGAGCTACAAGGTGGAAATATCATGATACCAACAGGCTTCAGCTCTATATTAGAACCACTCACTAAAAATATTGCCCCTGATAAGATATTGAGAGATCATGCTGTGAAAAAAATTATTTGGGACTCAGATGAACATAGCTCACAAAGACCACTAGAAGATATGGGTGAAGAGTCAGAAGACTCAGACCAGACAGTGATTGAAGATATTTCCAAAGCTTCAGATAAACCAGTAAATCCTGGAGAAGGCACATCATTGACTGATGTCACACGAAAACCAAAGAAAAAGTTCCCTAACTATGTTGAAGTAGAGTGTGAAAATGGACAAACTTTCTATGCAAACCATGTGATATGTACAATTCCTCTGGGTGTGCTAAAAGATAGTGCTACTAACTTGTTTGAACCATGTTTACCACAATACAAAATGGAATCACttgacagattattatttagtacTGTAGATAAAATATTCCTAGAATATGATAGACCATTTTTAAATCCAGAGATAACAGAGATTATGTTGTTATGGGAAAATTCACCAACACCTGAGGACATATCTGATtcatggtataaaaaaatatactcattTAGTAAAGTGTCAGAAACCCTATTACTAGGGTGGGTGTCAGGGAAGGAAGCAGAATATATGGAAACACTATCAAATGAAGAAATATTAACTACTTGCACAAAGATACTTAGGAAATTTTTAAATGATCCATTTGTTCCTGAGCCCCAGAAATGTGTTTG TACAAGTTGGAAAAAGCAACCTTACACAAAAGGCTCATATACTGCTATAGGTGTGGGAGCTAGTCAAAGTGATGTTGAAAGTTTAGCTCAGCCATTATTCAGAAATGTACATGATAAAAAG CCTGTCCTGCTCTTTGCTGGAGAGCATACACACAGCAGTTTCTATTCTACGGCGCATGGAGCGTATTTATCCGGTCAAATAGCTGCACGGCGCCTGCTGGCTTCAGATGAACCGGAGGAGAACTTCATTGAATGTCCTGCTTCAGCCGACTTGAGCTCGTGGATTCAAGGAATACAGCTTGAGGgctaa
- the LOC118276207 gene encoding 8-oxo-dGDP phosphatase NUDT18, translating to MSRQVDLNINKLLDGLGLDGEDNTICDFTIADQNCVAESQGITPTTPSNFKPVLGSNVTYVVACVIVNQSNEVLMMQEAKESCAGKWYLPAGRMEKGETIVQAAAREVLEETGLICTPTTLLVVETAGGMWYRFVLTGEVIGGELKTPARADKESLQAKWISNLQEISLRSNDIIHLIEKAQSYYSRSPESHWHKEILPAPIHHVKDLLRLIVVIKKRSTNKLHVLLSEKTAIHFPTCEINPGKSLHSTLRRFMVEMFGADVGQHRPLGLLNLEHDPVADGCCLTLLVAFRAPLEEVPLIGKCVWQEVSHGDESRLLSIITSKNSLVELHVVR from the coding sequence ATGTCGCGCCAAGTggacttaaatataaataaattacttgatGGCTTGGGCTTAGATGGTGAAGACAATACCATATGCGACTTTACTATTGCTGATCAAAATTGCGTTGCCGAGTCTCAAGGTATTACACCTACCACTCCTTCTAATTTCAAACCGGTACTAGGCAGCAACGTCACTTACGTTGTAGCTTGTGTGATCGTAAACCAATCAAATGAAGTACTCATGATGCAAGAAGCAAAAGAGAGTTGTGCAGGCAAGTGGTATTTACCAGCAGGACGAATGGAAAAAGGTGAAACTATTGTGCAGGCTGCAGCCAGAGAGGTGCTTGAAGAAACAGGACTTATATGTACTCCAACTACATTGTTAGTGGTTGAGACTGCAGGTGGAATGTGGTACAGATTTGTTTTAACAGGTGAAGTCATAGGTGGTGAGTTAAAAACACCAGCTAGAGCAGACAAGGAATCACTGCAAGCTAAGTGGATCTCCAATCTTCAGGAAATCTCTCTAAGATCTAATGATATAATACATCTCATTGAAAAAGCACAGTCATATTATAGCAGAAGTCCTGAGAGTCATTGGCACAAAGAAATCTTGCCAGCACCCATTCATCATGTCAAAGATTTATTGAGGTTGATTGTGGTAATAAAAAAGAGGAGTACTAACAAGTTGCATGTACTTTTAAGTGAGAAAACTGCAATACATTTTCCAACATGTGAAATAAATCCTGGTAAAAGCCTCCATTCAACATTGAGGAGGTTTATGGTTGAAATGTTTGGAGCTGATGTGGGTCAGCACAGGCCCCTGGGGTTATTGAACCTAGAACATGACCCTGTGGCTGATGGCTGTTGTCTTACTCTACTTGTTGCATTCAGGGCACCACTTGAAGAGGTGCCACTCATTGGCAAATGTGTCTGGCAAGAGGTTTCTCATGGTGATGAAAGTAGATTACTCTCCATTATTACTTCAAAAAATTCTTTGGTAGAGTTACATGTTGTTCGTTAA
- the LOC118276208 gene encoding ATP synthase subunit O, mitochondrial, with translation MSVTKGNMLVRSLSTSAAASQLVKAPVQVFGLEGRYASALYSAATKNKTLDAVEKELSQFQQSIKTDAKLKEFIVNPTLKRNLKADALRQVATQAKLSPTTSNLLGLMAENGRLDKLEAVINAFKIMMSAHRGEVTCEVVTAKPLDQTQRQNLEAALKKFLKANETLQLTAKVDPSLMGGMVVSIGDKYVDMSVASKVKKYTELISTAV, from the exons ATGTCGGTCACAAAGGGAAACATGCTG GTTCGTTCCTTGAGCACGTCGGCTGCGGCAAGCCAACTCGTTAAGGCTCCAGTCCAAGTTTTTGGTTTGGAAGGCAGATACGCATCTGCTTTATATTCTGCTGCTACAAAGAACAAGACCTTGGACGCCGTTGAGAAAGAACTGTCTCAGTTCCAACAGTCAATCAAGACTGATGCTAAACTGAAAGAATTCATTGTTAACCCAACTCTTAAGAGAAATCTGAAGGCTGATGCTCTAAGACAGGTCGCCACTCAA gcCAAGTTGTCTCCCACAACCAGCAACCTGTTGGGTCTTATGGCTGAGAATGGCCGTCTTGACAAGCTGGAGGCTGTCATCAATGCATTTAAGATCATGATGTCCGCTCACCGTGGAGAAGTCACCTGTGAAGTTGTTACTGCCAAGCCCCTAGACCAGACCCAAAGGCAGAACTTGGAAGCTGCTCTcaag AAATTCCTGAAAGCCAATGAAACTCTCCAGCTCACAGCCAAAGTTGATCCTTCTCTGATGGGTGGCATGGTTGTCTCCATTGGTGACAAGTACGTCGACATGAGTGTGGCCAGCAAAGTGAAGAAATACACCGAACTCATCAGTACCGCTGTTTAA
- the LOC118276252 gene encoding c-Myc-binding protein, protein MSSYKPIDSKREEFRRYLERAGVMDALTKVLVSLYEEPDKPEDALEYVRKHLGTDGGDDELEAARARIAELEAENALLRGEAAPTEG, encoded by the exons ATGTCTTCGTATAAG CCCATTGATTCTAAAAGAGAAGAATTCAGAAGATATCTTGAGCGCGCTGGTGTTATGGATGCTTTAACCAAAGTTCTCGTGAGCTTGTATGAAGAACCTGATAAGCCGGAAGATGCTCTAGAATATGTTAGAAAACATCTAGGCACTGACGGTGGAGATGATGAGCTAGAGGCTGCAAGAGCCCGGATTGCGGAACTGGAAGCTGAAAATGCTTTGCTAAGGGGTGAAGCAGCGCCAACGGAAGGATAA
- the LOC118276309 gene encoding T-complex protein 1 subunit theta, whose amino-acid sequence MALHVPKAPGVPQMLKEGARMFSGLEEAVFRNINACKQFAQSVRSAYGPNGMNKMIINHIDKQFVTSDAGTIIRELDVEHPAAKLMVLASQMQDSEVGDGTNFVIVFSGALLEAAEELLRLGVTPSEIADGYEKALEKCLEILPGLVCEEIKDCKSIEAVTKGITPSIMSKQYGYEDFIASLVAKACIAILPEKTTFNVDNVRICKILGSGLLQSEVLSGMVFKREVEGDVSSATKAKVAVYSCPVDITQTETKGTVLIKSADELLNFSRGEESQLEKQIKDIADAGVKVVVAGAKFGDMALHFLNKYGVMAVRLNSKFDIRRLARTVNATVLPRLTTPTAEELGYCDSIGVEELGDTRVVCFRMESSESRISTVVIRGSTDNYMDDIERAIDDGVNTFKGIARDGKFLPGAGATEIELAQQLLQYADTLPGLEQYAVRKFAVALESIPRALADNSGANATEVVNNIYKAHKEGNKNAGYDIESENNGVCDAKEKNILDLYVLKYWGLKYAVGAAATILKVDQIIMAKRAGGPKPKAPAGSDDES is encoded by the exons ATGTTCTCTGGCCTGGAAGAGGCAGTCTTCCGTAACATAAATGCCTGTAAACAATTCGCCCAAAGTGTTCGCTCAGCCTATGGACCCAATGGCATGAACAAAATGATAATCAACCACATTGATAAACAATTTGTGACGAGTGATGCTGGTACCATCATTAGAGAACTGGATGTAGAACACCCAGCTGCTAAACTGATGGTTTTAGCCAGCCAGATGCAGGATTCTGAAGTTGGTGATGGAACCAACTTTGTCATAGTCTTTTCTGGAGCCCTTCTTGAAGCAGCCGAAGAGCTATTACGTTTGGGTGTTACCCCTAGTGAAATCGCTGATGGTTATGAAAAAGCTCTTGAGAAATGCTTGGAAATCCTCCCAGGCCTTGTCTGTGAAGAAATTAAAGATTGCAAAAGCATTGAAGCTGTAACCAAAGGAATCACTCCATCCATCATGTCTAAGCAGTATGGTTATGAAGATTTTATTGCTTCACTGGTTGCAAAGGCATGTATTGCTATCCTTCCTGAGAAAACTACATTCAATGTTGACAATGTGAGGATATGCAAG ATTCTGGGCTCAGGACTCTTACAGTCTGAAGTCCTCTCAGGCATGGTCTTCAAGCGTGAGGTTGAAGGAGATGTTTCTTCTGCAACAAAAGCTAAAGTTGCTGTGTACTCCTGCCCAGTAGATATTACACAAACAGAAACCAAGGGAACAGTTTTGATCAAATCCGCTGATGAACTCCTTAACTTCAGTAGAGGAGAAGAGTCTCAATTGGAGAAACAAATTAAGGATATTGCTGATGCTGGAGTCAAAGTTGTTGTTGCTGGTGCTAAGTTTGGAGATATGGCTTTACATTTCTTGAACAAATATGGTGTTATGGCTGTTCGTCTTAACTCTAAGTTTGACATCCGTCGTCTTGCCAGGACTGTGAATGCtact GTGCTGCCAAGACTGACAACTCCCACTGCTGAAGAGTTGGGATATTGTGATTCTATTGGTGTTGAAGAATTAGGAGACACCCGTGTTGTTTGCTTCCGCATGGAGAGCTCAGAGTCACGTATCTCAACAGTTGTCATCAGAGGTTCCACTGATAATTATATGGATGACATTGAGAGAGCTATTGACGATGGTGTCAACACATTCAAGGGTATTGCAAGAGATGGAAA ATTCTTACCGGGTGCTGGAGCCACAGAAATTGAACTGGCGCAACAACTTCTTCAGTATGCTGATACCCTGCCAGGCTTAGAACAGTATGCAGTCAGGAAGTTTGCAGTAGCTTTGGAAAGCATCCCTCGTGCCTTAGCTGATAATTCTGGAGCAAATGCTACAGAAGTTGTAAATAACATCTACAAAGCCCACAAG GAAGGCAACAAAAATGCAGGATACGACATTGAGTCTGAAAACAATGGTGTATGTGATGCTAAAGAAAAGAATATATTGGATCTCTATGTCCTGAAGTACTGGGGACTGAAATATGCTGTCGGCGCAGCTGCAACTATCCTTAAAGTGGACCAAATCATTATGGCTAAGAGGGCAGGAGGACCAAAACCTAAAGCACCAGCTGGAAGTGATGATGAATCTTAA